From one Bifidobacterium sp. WK012_4_13 genomic stretch:
- a CDS encoding sugar O-acetyltransferase has product MTTELEFMIAGELYNAADPHLSQMRDRAHALCERYSRTPESDTKERADLIAELLPHMAGSGYVAGPIYVDYGDFITIGKRFYANFDLTILDVCPVHIGDNVMFGPHVSVVTPVHPLRWQDRNIRESADGDEFDYEYGAPITIEDNCWLATNVTVTGGVTIGEGSVIGAGSVVTHDIPANSFAAGVPCKVIRGIDDSDAMQMPKRVRER; this is encoded by the coding sequence ATGACCACTGAGCTTGAATTCATGATTGCCGGGGAACTCTACAATGCCGCAGACCCGCATCTGTCACAGATGCGGGATCGAGCGCATGCGCTGTGCGAACGATACAGCAGGACTCCCGAGTCCGATACGAAGGAGCGGGCCGACCTCATCGCAGAGTTGCTGCCGCATATGGCCGGTTCAGGCTATGTTGCCGGTCCGATCTATGTCGACTACGGTGATTTCATCACGATCGGCAAACGATTCTATGCCAACTTCGATCTCACGATCCTTGATGTCTGCCCGGTGCACATCGGCGACAACGTGATGTTCGGCCCGCACGTTTCGGTGGTGACCCCGGTTCATCCCCTGCGATGGCAGGACCGCAACATACGAGAGAGCGCGGATGGAGATGAATTCGACTATGAATATGGAGCTCCCATCACCATCGAGGACAATTGCTGGCTTGCAACGAACGTGACGGTCACCGGAGGCGTCACCATCGGCGAGGGAAGCGTCATCGGTGCGGGCTCTGTCGTCACGCATGACATTCCAGCCAACAGCTTCGCCGCGGGAGTCCCGTGCAAGGTGATTCGAGGCATAGATGACAGCGATGCGATGCAGATGCCGAAGCGAGTTCGTGAGCGCTAG
- a CDS encoding DUF4862 family protein, with protein MNINAADFEQPQGNHEDDQPMPRIIGAYALESGDAAQRRRLITSILDHGLGTGFEVPILSHDFAQEQEWFWNLMPTASSHVLTMVTRTMEELSNDPRYGLASEDPRGRNRAISELEKVQGLVQDMNAGGGPHVGAIEIQSAPQASDPATACAHFLQSLKELASWDWHGASLCVEHCDALVPWHAPAKGFLSLHDEIDIVRKIRSMHVSTRVGITLNWGRSAIELRDADAVQQHIRQCLSTDTLLGLMYSGTSPVASEFGPAWSDAHCPMRCPPHDPDGESTSLLSDEAIHASRILAGRAPAYEGIKVSMRPLESSVSSKIATIQRCASALDLAWEDLRDARNQRRELEAQTSGSN; from the coding sequence ATGAATATTAATGCCGCCGACTTTGAGCAACCACAAGGAAATCACGAAGATGACCAGCCGATGCCAAGAATCATAGGTGCCTACGCCTTGGAAAGCGGGGATGCGGCACAGAGAAGGCGCCTCATCACGTCCATTCTCGACCACGGCCTCGGCACAGGATTCGAAGTTCCGATACTGTCGCATGACTTCGCGCAGGAGCAGGAATGGTTCTGGAATCTCATGCCGACAGCTTCGTCCCATGTGCTGACGATGGTGACCCGCACGATGGAAGAGCTGTCGAATGATCCCCGATACGGATTGGCTTCGGAGGACCCTCGGGGAAGGAATCGAGCGATTTCGGAGCTTGAGAAGGTCCAAGGGCTGGTGCAAGACATGAATGCCGGTGGCGGCCCGCATGTCGGCGCGATTGAGATACAAAGCGCTCCTCAGGCGAGTGATCCCGCAACGGCCTGCGCGCACTTCTTGCAGTCGCTCAAGGAACTTGCATCCTGGGACTGGCACGGCGCCTCTCTCTGCGTGGAGCATTGCGATGCGCTGGTCCCATGGCACGCTCCGGCAAAGGGATTCCTGTCATTGCACGACGAAATCGACATCGTGCGGAAAATCCGGTCGATGCATGTGTCCACCCGCGTCGGCATCACCCTCAACTGGGGTCGAAGCGCCATCGAATTGCGAGATGCAGACGCAGTGCAACAGCATATCCGGCAATGCCTATCCACCGACACGCTCCTGGGACTCATGTATTCAGGAACGAGCCCCGTCGCCTCTGAATTCGGACCGGCGTGGTCCGATGCGCATTGTCCGATGAGATGCCCACCGCACGACCCAGATGGGGAGTCCACTTCCCTGCTGAGCGATGAGGCAATCCATGCTTCAAGGATCCTGGCAGGTCGGGCGCCTGCGTACGAGGGAATCAAGGTATCGATGCGTCCCCTTGAATCCTCGGTCTCGTCCAAGATCGCCACAATCCAACGGTGTGCATCCGCACTCGACCTTGCCTGGGAAGACCTCCGCGACGCCAGGAACCAGAGACGCGAACTAGAGGCGCAAACCAGCGGCTCGAACTAG
- a CDS encoding GntR family transcriptional regulator has product MGRPVRTQLLGDQIVTLLRNQIIHGEIPQGSRIVEGEIAERYDVSRGPVRDAFARLLSEGLLEKKRQGCVVRGVSEKDVWDIYEVRVLFEESAVSHVISHLDTTDWTGMEQSIEGMHKALESGDLNQYALEDLNFHDALILCSHNARIIGFWSTIMPIFSVMLQVTNAQDSDLTPSFDDHVAILESLKSGENVDVKSLINRHLEGSLNRMIRALQSSSR; this is encoded by the coding sequence ATGGGAAGGCCTGTACGAACGCAGCTACTGGGCGATCAGATCGTCACCTTGCTTAGGAATCAGATCATTCATGGCGAAATTCCTCAGGGGTCAAGAATCGTCGAAGGTGAGATCGCAGAGCGCTACGATGTCAGCCGTGGTCCCGTCAGAGACGCGTTCGCGCGTCTCCTGAGCGAAGGCCTTCTGGAAAAGAAGCGTCAGGGGTGCGTGGTTCGCGGCGTCTCGGAAAAAGATGTCTGGGACATCTATGAGGTGCGTGTGCTCTTCGAGGAGTCGGCCGTCAGCCACGTGATCTCTCATCTCGATACCACGGACTGGACTGGGATGGAGCAGTCGATAGAGGGCATGCACAAGGCCTTGGAATCCGGTGATCTCAACCAATATGCGTTGGAGGATCTTAATTTTCACGACGCCCTTATTCTATGCTCCCACAATGCTCGCATCATCGGGTTCTGGTCGACGATCATGCCGATATTCTCAGTCATGCTTCAGGTCACCAATGCGCAGGACTCCGATCTGACACCATCGTTCGACGACCATGTCGCGATTCTTGAGTCACTGAAGTCCGGCGAGAACGTCGATGTGAAGTCCTTGATCAATCGCCATCTCGAGGGTTCGCTGAACAGGATGATTCGTGCGTTGCAAAGTTCGAGCCGCTAG
- a CDS encoding dihydrodipicolinate synthase family protein, with protein sequence MRKPEIITAAIAAFGPDGQLDEGMNRAFLERVEPYSDGVLAVGTTAEFPSLSFEERRTLIRIALEVFGPDRTIAHVGAPSVMQSKAYAQAAMDLGARRFAAITPYYLTASQHGVVGYYQALRDCIEGELYAYVFPDVACTDVAAETLAQLQELGLDGVKLSGAASTRLEEYRQAAPQLKLWSGNDADVPHILAVGGLGTVSGVSGVAPMSWAELRKAYESDDDSRIAQSQGQIEELVSVLGPSISRLKYALAVLGVNVGNCRMPIDEPDSQMQAKIRELLASAHISE encoded by the coding sequence ATGCGAAAGCCAGAGATCATCACTGCGGCGATAGCTGCATTCGGGCCCGATGGACAACTCGACGAAGGAATGAACCGAGCCTTCCTTGAAAGGGTAGAGCCATATTCGGATGGCGTTCTTGCCGTCGGCACCACTGCGGAATTTCCTTCGCTGAGCTTCGAGGAGCGAAGGACGCTCATACGGATTGCGCTGGAAGTATTTGGCCCAGACCGGACCATCGCCCACGTTGGAGCGCCGTCCGTGATGCAGTCCAAGGCATACGCACAGGCTGCGATGGATCTTGGAGCGAGACGCTTCGCCGCAATAACGCCTTACTATCTCACCGCCTCTCAGCACGGTGTCGTCGGTTACTATCAGGCCCTTCGCGATTGCATCGAGGGAGAGCTCTATGCCTATGTCTTCCCGGATGTGGCATGCACGGACGTGGCGGCTGAGACACTCGCGCAATTGCAGGAATTAGGCCTCGATGGCGTGAAGCTCTCCGGTGCGGCGTCGACGCGACTTGAGGAGTATCGTCAAGCTGCGCCGCAACTGAAGCTGTGGTCCGGCAACGATGCCGACGTTCCCCACATCCTCGCGGTCGGTGGATTGGGAACGGTCTCTGGCGTCTCTGGAGTGGCTCCCATGTCGTGGGCTGAGCTGCGAAAGGCGTATGAGAGTGACGATGACAGCAGAATCGCTCAATCTCAGGGACAGATCGAGGAGCTTGTCTCCGTCTTGGGACCGAGCATCAGCCGTCTCAAATATGCGCTTGCCGTTCTTGGAGTGAACGTCGGCAATTGTCGCATGCCGATCGACGAGCCTGATTCGCAGATGCAGGCGAAGATCAGGGAGCTTCTCGCATCCGCCCATATTTCCGAATGA
- a CDS encoding pyridoxal phosphate-dependent aminotransferase encodes MHFSSRVEYGSLNPIAREEQEERGKGKRFSKLNDANPTIHGLAPEILPGPYHADPRGPLEAREAIASFISRHEGTGDGSSGSCLDGLYVLSSTSQAYSWLMKLLCDANEAILVPKPGYPLVDSIARLECVQSISYPLRFDGSWTIDIAAIEEMLKQDVSRRIRAIVVINPNNPTASYVQGWERERLVGICEAYDLAIIADEVFFEYSLQQDDADDARSHGYPGHSDQPDQQGQQGQASQTGRRFAGESRVLTFALDGFSKLLAASHAKVGWIRVSGPQSETNEACARLDTIADDYLPMSDIIAREIPQLMKQADTQLDKVRERTRDNYARLLEIVAENPSGVADVLPAQAGWNVLLRLPSVIDEDLLVLSLLHEHCLSAQPGYYFDMPFNGVLAISLLPQPSVFERQVRAVLSQIDELLDA; translated from the coding sequence ATGCATTTCTCTTCTCGTGTGGAATATGGTTCGTTGAATCCGATCGCCCGTGAGGAGCAGGAGGAGCGCGGTAAGGGAAAGCGCTTCTCGAAGCTCAACGATGCGAATCCGACGATTCATGGTCTCGCGCCGGAAATCCTGCCGGGACCCTACCATGCCGATCCGCGAGGTCCGCTTGAGGCTCGGGAGGCCATAGCCTCCTTCATCTCACGTCATGAGGGCACGGGCGACGGCTCCTCAGGCAGCTGCTTGGATGGGCTCTATGTGCTCAGTTCCACATCTCAGGCATATTCATGGCTCATGAAACTGCTCTGCGACGCGAACGAGGCGATTCTGGTGCCAAAGCCGGGGTATCCGCTGGTCGATTCGATCGCACGGCTCGAATGCGTGCAGTCCATAAGCTACCCGCTGCGTTTCGATGGTTCATGGACGATCGACATCGCGGCGATCGAGGAGATGCTGAAGCAGGATGTTTCGCGGCGCATTCGCGCGATAGTCGTCATCAACCCAAACAATCCGACAGCTTCATACGTTCAGGGTTGGGAGAGGGAACGGCTTGTCGGCATATGCGAGGCATATGATCTGGCAATCATCGCAGATGAGGTCTTCTTCGAATATTCCTTGCAGCAGGACGATGCCGATGATGCCCGGAGCCATGGCTATCCAGGCCATTCAGATCAGCCAGATCAGCAAGGTCAGCAAGGTCAGGCAAGTCAGACGGGACGACGCTTCGCAGGAGAATCGCGGGTTCTGACCTTCGCGCTGGACGGTTTTTCGAAGCTGCTGGCGGCGTCTCACGCCAAGGTCGGCTGGATCCGCGTCTCAGGACCGCAGAGCGAGACGAATGAGGCATGTGCCCGACTTGACACCATAGCCGACGACTATCTGCCGATGAGCGATATCATCGCGCGTGAGATCCCACAGCTCATGAAGCAGGCCGATACGCAGTTGGACAAGGTCAGGGAGCGGACGAGAGACAACTACGCTCGGCTGCTGGAAATCGTCGCCGAGAATCCAAGCGGAGTCGCGGATGTCCTTCCAGCGCAGGCTGGCTGGAATGTGCTGCTGAGATTGCCATCGGTCATCGATGAGGATCTGCTGGTGCTCTCTCTCCTGCATGAGCACTGTCTGAGCGCCCAGCCTGGATACTACTTCGACATGCCCTTCAACGGAGTGCTGGCCATCTCCCTGCTGCCGCAGCCATCTGTCTTTGAGCGGCAGGTAAGGGCAGTGCTGTCACAGATTGACGAGCTGCTGGACGCATAG
- a CDS encoding tetratricopeptide repeat protein encodes MMAELLKSSQLIDPWVKRRILPAMGGIPGGLSIGWVQFPSMRGKAFSLGVFPDDSHFAQVALADDKGRVFLGSDIDMDTHGLDASFMFSKEGDVTLPLGPRFGEPEGAEPSPVHAVQGGMVGRDQTGRMTWLASWLKSGNRYTLEQLRPHLPHDMRFDLEYRDALAIGFFTTYMLPQLDGFLIGFGSGNIFRRLNREAPIGAIRRAVRDTIEARAKGLRASGLEDHFADIMREAGALDPVGGLEAVHGAEPLHLFTSSYSGCYFFSWDSGLAFGPALRSLKIEGNLNRFSSVSAWLERNARMGVLPTEDTVTRAQAAQIDYALLLNPALSALQMNDYPPAGFDPVHDDAMGAASHIEQVSRGVATRIWDAYPDPAARARSQRDVLNTEDAHGSEWVYRQAVSTMLRELHLPYRFDVELRSNLKGGDVALGFTTAGQAMMPSSRFDETQQGWVEIGDSERSSMSADYNMRVGIMMAAIAFGADSHVRRVSLHIDSIGLEEAVAEQDSAIAELMNQALTAFESMRNGSVQSSGSKADPKDGDIHGDPTQGSPRRGINDNPESDESINQTFQSMMQDVDFDEMSFSNPRFADNQGGQESDAGDDEQQSADHANDGVGNGVDEDSDDGSHEAPHASSDGESISEDSLQEDSLQEDQSHGAAGQDGDASDPLNILRKNPTVRNMVTVTFDRDAFITRLRRDGLSKPKAFYKEFGAVMDVDGAGGLNPVNADFDLRDDRFSPRGAQEEPEFADTKLSPSVARILGAQHASGLSIQREDLLQNAVNEFHRISGDTTIPTVDKARQAMRLVNQINDPELTQLAPQATKALIDSVDTPDFAFALAHELDAQRLKGRDMLFSGQVDKAIELVESAVAKLDAQFADNDGIPRYFNSYAERVVYNRLFALPNESTVLIPDNLFYAHMELADILAQVKGATAALPHLNAMVAYAPAYPLSHLKLAVQLARNEDWDSARAATLNALRVALDRDDAAFAYYRFAYAEWMRDEFDVAAAAYMMSDHISPGKIATLQGELEELLARAQSQCIPVPQSIDEAQQLLAAHDLPIWPHTDISSIVRKAARVCVDEGMFVPARTLSVAAARMNDDDNDGVDVVQVQFLRSLNA; translated from the coding sequence ATGATGGCGGAATTGCTCAAGAGCTCGCAGCTTATCGATCCCTGGGTCAAACGGCGAATTCTGCCTGCGATGGGCGGTATACCGGGTGGGCTCTCGATTGGATGGGTGCAGTTTCCATCCATGAGGGGAAAGGCCTTTTCGCTCGGAGTCTTCCCGGACGACAGCCACTTCGCCCAGGTGGCCCTTGCGGACGACAAGGGTCGCGTGTTCCTCGGCTCGGACATCGACATGGACACGCACGGCCTTGATGCAAGCTTCATGTTCAGCAAGGAGGGTGACGTCACTCTGCCGCTTGGCCCCCGTTTCGGAGAGCCCGAGGGCGCGGAGCCAAGTCCGGTGCATGCAGTGCAGGGAGGCATGGTGGGACGCGATCAGACAGGCCGAATGACCTGGCTCGCATCGTGGCTGAAAAGCGGCAACCGATACACGCTGGAGCAATTGCGGCCCCATCTGCCGCATGACATGCGTTTCGACCTTGAATATCGGGATGCGCTTGCCATCGGATTCTTCACCACATACATGCTCCCACAGCTCGATGGATTCCTGATCGGCTTCGGATCGGGAAACATCTTCAGAAGGCTCAATCGCGAGGCGCCGATAGGCGCAATACGACGAGCCGTAAGGGATACCATCGAGGCCCGCGCCAAGGGACTGAGGGCTTCAGGACTCGAAGATCACTTTGCCGACATCATGAGAGAGGCAGGGGCTCTCGATCCGGTCGGGGGCCTTGAGGCGGTTCATGGCGCCGAACCTCTGCATCTGTTCACCTCCTCATATTCGGGGTGCTATTTCTTCTCCTGGGATTCTGGTCTGGCGTTCGGACCCGCCTTGCGGTCGCTGAAGATAGAGGGCAATCTGAACAGATTCTCCTCAGTGAGTGCATGGCTGGAAAGAAATGCGCGTATGGGTGTCCTGCCTACGGAAGATACGGTGACAAGAGCCCAGGCCGCCCAGATCGATTATGCCCTTCTGCTCAATCCCGCTCTGTCGGCTCTGCAGATGAACGATTATCCTCCGGCAGGATTCGACCCGGTCCATGACGATGCAATGGGCGCAGCCTCGCATATCGAGCAAGTGTCTCGAGGCGTGGCCACCCGCATCTGGGATGCATATCCCGATCCCGCAGCTCGCGCTCGCAGCCAGCGTGATGTGCTGAACACAGAGGATGCCCATGGTTCGGAGTGGGTCTATCGACAGGCTGTGTCCACGATGCTCAGAGAGCTCCATCTTCCGTATCGCTTCGACGTTGAGCTCAGATCCAATCTCAAGGGTGGCGATGTCGCGCTGGGATTCACCACCGCAGGGCAGGCGATGATGCCTTCGAGTCGGTTCGACGAGACACAGCAGGGCTGGGTCGAAATCGGCGATTCCGAAAGATCCTCGATGAGTGCCGACTATAACATGCGAGTCGGGATCATGATGGCGGCCATAGCGTTCGGAGCGGATAGCCATGTTCGGCGGGTTTCGCTTCACATCGATTCCATAGGGTTGGAGGAAGCCGTTGCAGAGCAGGACTCTGCGATAGCGGAACTGATGAACCAGGCCCTGACGGCCTTTGAAAGCATGAGGAATGGCTCGGTGCAGTCCTCCGGTTCGAAGGCCGATCCCAAGGATGGTGACATTCATGGTGACCCGACGCAGGGCAGCCCTCGCCGTGGCATCAACGACAATCCCGAATCCGACGAATCCATCAACCAGACTTTTCAAAGCATGATGCAGGATGTCGACTTCGACGAAATGAGCTTCTCCAACCCTCGCTTCGCAGACAACCAGGGCGGTCAGGAGAGCGATGCAGGCGATGACGAGCAGCAATCCGCAGATCATGCCAATGATGGAGTCGGGAATGGAGTGGACGAGGATTCAGACGATGGCTCGCACGAAGCGCCGCATGCTTCCTCAGATGGCGAATCGATCAGCGAGGACTCGTTGCAGGAGGACTCGTTACAGGAGGACCAATCGCACGGTGCGGCAGGGCAGGATGGAGATGCGTCCGACCCGTTGAACATTCTGCGCAAGAATCCAACGGTGCGCAACATGGTGACGGTCACATTCGATCGTGATGCCTTCATCACGCGTCTGCGACGCGACGGCTTGTCGAAGCCGAAGGCGTTCTATAAGGAGTTCGGTGCGGTCATGGATGTCGATGGCGCCGGCGGACTCAATCCAGTCAACGCGGACTTCGATCTGCGCGACGATCGCTTCTCCCCACGCGGGGCACAGGAAGAGCCGGAATTCGCCGATACCAAGCTTTCGCCCTCGGTCGCACGAATTCTTGGAGCGCAACACGCCTCCGGTTTGTCCATCCAGCGTGAGGATCTGCTGCAGAATGCCGTGAACGAGTTCCATCGCATATCGGGCGACACGACGATTCCAACGGTGGACAAGGCACGCCAGGCCATGCGTCTCGTCAACCAGATCAACGATCCAGAGCTTACGCAGCTTGCTCCGCAGGCGACCAAGGCCCTGATCGACTCCGTCGATACGCCGGACTTCGCCTTTGCCCTTGCACATGAGCTCGATGCACAGCGTCTGAAGGGGCGGGACATGCTCTTCTCCGGGCAGGTCGACAAGGCAATCGAACTGGTCGAGAGCGCGGTTGCCAAGCTGGATGCACAATTCGCTGATAACGACGGCATTCCGCGGTATTTCAACTCCTATGCGGAGCGTGTCGTATACAACCGTCTCTTTGCGCTTCCGAACGAATCGACGGTGCTCATTCCCGACAATCTCTTCTACGCGCATATGGAACTGGCAGACATTCTGGCACAGGTCAAGGGAGCGACGGCCGCGCTACCGCATCTCAACGCGATGGTCGCGTATGCTCCGGCATATCCGCTGTCCCATCTCAAGCTAGCCGTGCAGCTGGCGAGAAACGAGGATTGGGATTCTGCCCGGGCAGCGACCCTGAACGCCTTGCGGGTCGCGCTGGACAGAGACGATGCCGCCTTCGCATACTACCGGTTCGCCTACGCGGAATGGATGCGTGACGAATTCGACGTGGCAGCTGCCGCCTACATGATGAGCGACCATATAAGCCCAGGCAAGATAGCGACCCTGCAGGGTGAGCTCGAAGAGCTGCTTGCCCGTGCGCAGTCGCAGTGCATTCCGGTTCCCCAGAGCATAGACGAGGCGCAGCAGCTGCTTGCAGCACATGATCTGCCGATCTGGCCTCACACCGACATATCGTCAATCGTTCGCAAGGCCGCGCGCGTCTGCGTCGACGAAGGCATGTTCGTTCCGGCTCGCACGCTCTCCGTGGCGGCTGCCAGAATGAACGATGATGACAACGATGGCGTCGATGTGGTGCAGGTTCAGTTCCTGCGCTCGCTGAATGCGTGA
- a CDS encoding MFS transporter, whose amino-acid sequence MSQGTIDASGSSQKLSGQRRKYLSKVVISSFIGNTLEYYDYLVYGTASAIAFPTVFFAHDSTFVATLSAFATFAVGFFARPLGGMFFGHRGDKAGRKSTLIMTLMIMGIATFAVGCIPSVESIGLFAPLLLIVLRLVQGFAVGGEWGGSMIIVLESAPSKHRGFWAAWPNTGGFSSQIIITILFAWVYTLPKDQMLSWGWRVPFWLSAIVMLLGLWMRRSLEESPVFTHAKAATERTGRNRSLTVENFEESTQALESQAVEGDVRPAAKVAEKTHGPLYRVFVEDWRDLIRIVGLRFAESLPYFLLCTFALSYGPQHLGIAKEELNWAILIMSVLAFPAHGLYAALSDRIGRRPVYLIGTIIVFLTAFPFFIALQSKSFILIVIAYVVVLNLGHNAINAVQPSFFAELFPVDRRYSGAATGREVASILSGGLTPFIATALAGSDGSHWYYVAIYVMLGAVFTAVSLWLTPETYHNDLSAAKTHD is encoded by the coding sequence ATGAGCCAGGGAACAATCGACGCCAGCGGTTCAAGTCAGAAGCTGAGCGGTCAAAGAAGAAAATATCTATCGAAAGTCGTGATTTCGAGCTTCATCGGCAACACCCTCGAGTATTACGACTATCTTGTGTATGGGACTGCTTCTGCAATCGCATTCCCGACAGTCTTTTTCGCGCATGACAGCACCTTCGTGGCCACACTGTCGGCGTTCGCGACATTTGCCGTTGGCTTCTTCGCACGGCCTCTTGGGGGAATGTTCTTCGGGCACAGGGGAGACAAGGCAGGTCGGAAATCGACGCTTATCATGACGCTGATGATCATGGGGATCGCAACCTTCGCCGTCGGATGCATCCCATCCGTCGAATCCATCGGGCTGTTCGCTCCATTGCTTCTGATCGTACTGCGGCTTGTGCAGGGTTTTGCGGTTGGAGGCGAATGGGGAGGCTCGATGATCATCGTTCTCGAATCCGCTCCGTCGAAGCATCGAGGATTCTGGGCGGCTTGGCCAAATACCGGGGGATTCTCATCGCAGATCATCATCACCATCCTGTTTGCCTGGGTCTATACGCTGCCGAAGGATCAGATGCTGAGCTGGGGATGGCGCGTGCCGTTCTGGCTCTCCGCGATCGTCATGCTCCTCGGGCTGTGGATGCGTCGCTCGCTGGAGGAAAGTCCGGTATTCACCCATGCGAAGGCGGCGACTGAACGAACTGGACGAAATCGTTCGCTCACAGTCGAGAATTTCGAGGAATCCACGCAGGCACTAGAATCGCAGGCAGTGGAGGGCGATGTCCGACCTGCGGCCAAAGTCGCTGAGAAGACCCACGGACCCCTCTACAGGGTCTTTGTCGAGGATTGGAGAGACCTGATTCGCATAGTGGGTCTGAGATTCGCCGAATCGCTCCCTTACTTCCTGCTGTGCACCTTCGCACTGTCATATGGTCCGCAGCATCTTGGGATTGCGAAGGAGGAGCTGAATTGGGCCATTCTCATTATGTCAGTGCTGGCATTTCCTGCCCACGGGCTCTATGCGGCTTTGTCGGACCGCATCGGCAGACGCCCGGTGTATCTGATTGGAACGATCATCGTCTTCCTCACTGCGTTCCCATTCTTCATCGCGCTGCAGAGCAAGTCGTTCATATTGATCGTCATCGCATATGTGGTGGTGCTGAATCTGGGACACAATGCCATCAACGCGGTTCAGCCCTCGTTCTTCGCCGAGCTGTTCCCGGTTGACAGGCGGTATTCGGGAGCCGCGACGGGTCGTGAAGTCGCGTCGATCCTTTCCGGTGGCCTGACACCGTTCATAGCCACGGCGCTCGCAGGTTCCGATGGTTCGCACTGGTATTATGTCGCCATCTATGTGATGCTCGGCGCAGTATTCACAGCGGTTTCGCTATGGCTCACTCCGGAGACGTACCACAATGACCTTTCAGCGGCAAAGACGCACGACTGA
- a CDS encoding exo-alpha-sialidase, which yields MERWIISGNGEQWKQCHGSTLAQASASGAISVAWFAGTREGSDDNAIWFTRGHLAGDWQTPRRLLHGHAGAWWNPVLSYGPDGRLWLFAKNGPRISHWKTWYITSDDDGMTWSAERELVPGDDGGGRGPVKNPPLLTGDGLWVAPNSIESEDDEPVWDCRFDISADRGRTWSLTTVPINHESLRGSGIIQPTLWSSRNGPGTAEELVALCRSTEGCAYRTVSKDGGLNWCEAQPVGLPQNNSGFCAVSLDEWGSKVAIAHNPGSQSWGSRCPLVISVSSDGGVSWDQREVVEDGEDIPAMPAGSRVPKVGIETGQRPSSMLQASDRGIVTNGLREFSYPTMVLSAAGELLLSYTWHRRGIVLARISKGTTESWL from the coding sequence ATGGAGCGCTGGATTATCTCAGGCAATGGCGAGCAATGGAAGCAGTGCCACGGATCTACGCTTGCACAGGCCAGTGCAAGCGGTGCGATATCGGTTGCCTGGTTTGCCGGCACTCGCGAAGGCTCGGATGACAATGCCATCTGGTTCACCCGCGGGCATCTTGCGGGGGACTGGCAAACCCCGCGGAGGCTGCTGCATGGGCATGCAGGGGCATGGTGGAATCCCGTGCTCTCCTATGGGCCTGATGGCAGATTATGGCTGTTTGCAAAAAACGGACCCCGAATTTCTCACTGGAAGACCTGGTACATCACCAGCGACGATGATGGAATGACATGGAGTGCTGAACGCGAGCTGGTTCCCGGCGATGATGGCGGAGGAAGGGGGCCGGTCAAGAATCCGCCTCTGCTGACAGGAGATGGCTTGTGGGTGGCACCGAACTCGATCGAGTCGGAAGATGACGAGCCGGTCTGGGACTGCAGATTCGATATCAGCGCAGACAGAGGGCGAACATGGAGTTTGACCACTGTTCCGATCAATCACGAATCGCTTCGTGGAAGCGGAATAATTCAGCCCACCCTGTGGTCGTCGCGCAATGGCCCGGGCACGGCTGAAGAGCTCGTGGCACTGTGCAGGAGCACTGAGGGCTGCGCCTACAGGACCGTATCGAAGGATGGCGGCTTGAACTGGTGCGAGGCGCAGCCCGTGGGGCTGCCACAGAATAATTCCGGTTTCTGCGCTGTCTCCTTGGATGAGTGGGGATCGAAAGTCGCGATCGCCCATAATCCTGGAAGCCAATCATGGGGTTCGCGATGTCCACTGGTCATCTCCGTATCCTCTGACGGCGGCGTTTCCTGGGATCAGCGAGAGGTCGTCGAGGATGGAGAAGACATTCCCGCCATGCCTGCAGGATCACGCGTCCCAAAGGTAGGGATTGAGACGGGCCAACGCCCAAGCTCGATGCTGCAAGCCAGCGACCGGGGCATCGTGACGAACGGATTGCGTGAATTCTCATATCCGACCATGGTGCTTTCGGCGGCGGGAGAACTGCTGCTCAGCTATACATGGCACAGAAGAGGCATTGTGTTGGCAAGGATATCAAAGGGGACGACAGAGTCATGGCTATGA